From Portunus trituberculatus isolate SZX2019 chromosome 37, ASM1759143v1, whole genome shotgun sequence, one genomic window encodes:
- the LOC123513805 gene encoding AMME syndrome candidate gene 1 protein homolog isoform X3 — MSAGCCGTKKTKLNGGPQVCCYNGTTPTTNGTLRNGLIPIASAEMCFYCFDVLYSHLHNMETPSTPDFTNEPFPLFVTWKVGKDKRLRGCMGTFSHINLHAGLREYAATSAFKDSRFQPIGRDELPRLGVSVSILRHFEDGRDYRDWDIGVHGIRIEFLNERGAKRTATYLPEVAPEQGWDHEQTIDSLLRKGGYKGPVNTEVRRSIKLTRYQSEKISVTFQDYMSYWRNRRC; from the exons GTGTGCTGCTACAATggcaccacacccaccaccaacgGCACGCTCCGGAATGGCCTTATCCCCATTGCAAGTGCTGAGATGTGCTTCTATTGTTTTGACGTCCTGTACAGCCACCTCCACAACATGGAGACCCCCAGCACCCCAGACTTCACCAATGAGCCCTT cCCCCTGTTTGTAACATGGAAAGTTGGAAAAGACAAGCGATTACGAGGCTGCATGGGGACATTTAGCCATATCAACCTTCATGCTGGTCTTAGAGAATATGCAGCTACCAG tGCATTTAAAGACTCACGCTTCCAGCCAATTGGTAGAGATGAACTACCACGCCTCGGAGTTTCTGTGTCCATCCTTCGCCATTTTGAGGATGGCCGTGATTACAGGGACTGGGACATTGGGGTTCATGGCATCCGCATTGAGTTCCTAAATGAGCGAGGAGCTAAGAGGACAGCTACCTATCTGCCTGAGGTTGCTCCTGAACAGG GCTGGGACCATGAACAGACCATTGACTCTCTGCTCAGGAAAGGAGGATACAAGGGACCGGTGAACACTGAGGTCCGGCGCAGCATCAAGCTGACTCGTTATCAGAGTGAAAAGATATCAGTTACTTTTCAG GATTACATGAGCTACTGGAGAAACCGCCGCTGCTAG